From the genome of Triticum aestivum cultivar Chinese Spring chromosome 3B, IWGSC CS RefSeq v2.1, whole genome shotgun sequence, one region includes:
- the LOC123068274 gene encoding glycine-rich domain-containing protein 1 isoform X1, translated as MDAEQESRWAAAQGIGIGEDLVPAALRHLEFLAAVDRRRWLYDGPLLHRAIRRYKACWLPLLAKHTEATVADDEPLVVPLDCEWIWHCHRLNPTRYIKDCKRLYGRILDCKNVRSSIQAKSKDRSEKVWTELYPGEPFDLEYSGSPSDDSVYVGDETAGGISYDLVSAVKRQSSFVYQVGTPNMHDQRFLEDALARYKGFLYLIKMNQEKGMNLFRVPTYDVDLMWHTHQLNSVAYCNDMLCLLGRVLEHDDTDDDRAEGKKLDTGFSGTTEQFENSFGVRYWKAGAMYRGSLPSPVTSVPQIFSGEGDSVFGVGEAEKHLAILETNVVELYLQIVDIKNLPSAIPEKSVYVWYTKTKPDAFIRDGGRLDISSKTGKSIGAGFQCEPTGEIILTVMVDQACFGASSSSKKPEPLGKVSISLQEVTGHDSSLSFERWFELKTCGAYAGSPPVSLRVAASCTVPRQAPQVLSMVNVKPCSLRACLLPHSIEDQNMSSWTRFVYDCGTELIRLQIREHKAKSGMALVRELVGVTKSSEQPLQLAQFTENKWSFNNSNSSITLDLKPSKDGCINELKYDSKLIKLYRGRRLAYELKCCSQHAEDTAAVTAVKFSAEHPYGKAVALVDAESEFITVDEDWFLLPWIAISFLFLNSIGKDGAKLIEGAMVQKGERVKPDTTVASEMVKGGAAGATAGPAQCGACGTAGGGDKVMASDKAGHASYGSSVTASGKVADSKCGGCGSGCGGGCGVSVVTMSYKKGHASCGIVAGGENGHIESAGCGSGCGGSCGGNMVIESSHEGNTKSGGCGSGCGGSCSGMVVEGSKIGHAKSGGCGSGCGGGCGGMLIEHSKTSCTKSSGCGSGCGGGCGSMVMEGSKTGFTKSGGCGSGCGGGCGNMASEGSKSGFAKSGGCGSGCGGGCGSMVIEGSKTTFTKSGSCGSGCGGGCASGCGGGCGNMVIEGSKTTFTKSGGCGSGCGGGCGSGCGGGCGSMVIEGSKTAFTKSGGCGSGCGGGCGSMVIGSRTAFTRSGGCGSGCGGGCG; from the exons ATGGACGCGGAGCAGGAGTCGCggtgggcggcggcgcaggggatcGGCATCGGCGAGGACCTCGTCCCGGCCGCGCTGCGCCACCTGGAGTTCCTAGCCGCGGTCGACCGCCGCCGGTGGCTCTACGACGGCCCGCTGCTCCACAGGGCCATACGCAG GTACAAAGCTTGCTGGCTTCCCCTTCTTGCCAAGCACACCGAGGCCACTGTTGCAGATGATGAGCCTTTGGTTGTTCCGCTTGACTGTGAATGGATATGGCACTGCCATCGGCTTAACCCG ACTCGATATATAAAGGACTGCAAGAGATTATATGGCAGGATACTGGACTGTAAGAATGTCAGGTCCTCCATTCAAGCAAAGTCCAAGGATCGGTCCGAGAAAGTTTGGACTGAGTTATATCCTGGAGAGCCTTTTGACTTGGAGTACAGTGGCAGCCCTTCCGACGATTCTGTTTACGTGGGTGATGAAACCGCAGGAGGCATTTCCTATGATCTGGTCTCAGCTGTTAAGAGACAGTCTTCTTTCGTCTACCAG GTTGGAACACCAAACATGCATGATCAGCGTTTTCTTGAAGACGCTTTAGCTCGGTACAAAGGTTTTTTGTATCTGATCAAGATGAACCAGGAGAAAGGAATGAACCTTTTTCGTGTGCCAACCTACGATGTGGATCTAATGTGGCACACTCACCAACTGAATTCTGTTGCCTACTGCAATGACATGCTGTGTCTCCTTGGGAGAGTTCTGGAGCATGATGACACGGATGACGATCGAGCTGAAGGAAAGAAGCTCGACACCGGATTTTCAGGGACCACCGAGCAGTTTGAGAATAGCTTTGGTGTGAGGTATTGGAAGGCTGGCGCTATGTACCGTGGAAGCTTGCCATCTCCTGTGACATCCGTTCCTCAGATTTTCAGTGGTGAGGGCGATAGTGTTTTTGGTGTCGGTGAAGCAGAGAAGCATCTTGCTATTCTTGAAACAAACGTTGTGGAG TTGTATTTACAGATTGTGGACATCAAGAATTTACCATCTGCAATTCCTGAGAAAAGCGTTTATGTATGGTACACCAAGACTAAACCAGATGCATTCATCCGTGATGGCGGCAGGTTGGATATTTCATCGAAAACAGGGAAGAGTATCGGAGCAGGTTTCCAATGCGAACCGACTGGCGAAATCATTCTTACAGTAATGGTTGATCAGGCCTGTTTTGGGGCATCATCATCATCGAAGAAACCAGAACCGTTGGGGAAGGTTTCGATCTCTCTTCAAGAGGTTACAGGGCATGATTCTAGTCTCTCCTTTGAGAGGTGGTTTGAACTGAAAACTTGTGGTGCGTATGCCGGTTCCCCTCCTGTCAGTCTTCGTGTTGCCGCATCTTGTACTGTCCCAAGGCAGGCTCCACAGGTCCTTAGCATGGTCAATGTAAAGCCTTGCTCTCTGAGGGCCTGTCTATTGCCACATTCCATCGAGGATCAAAATATGAGCTCCTGGACTCGCTTCGTGTATGATTGTGGTACTGAACTCATTCGTCTTCAGATAAG GGAGCACAAGGCCAAGAGTGGCATGGCTCTCGTTCGAGAATTGGTCGGAGTAACAAAGTCATCAGAGCAGCCATTGCAGCTTGCACAATTCACGGAAAACAAATGGTCTTTTAACAACTCCAACTCATCCATCACTCTTGACCTGAAACCAAGCAAGGATGGCTGCATAAATGAGCTCAAATACGACAGCAAACTG ATCAAACTATACAGGGGAAGGAGACTAGCATATGAACTCAAATGCTGCAGTCAGCATGCTGAAGATACTGCAGCCGTTACTGCGGTGAAGTTCTCTGCTGAACACCCCTATGGCAAAGCAGTCGCACTAGTTGACGCTGAATCAGAGTTTATCACG GTGGATGAGGATTGGTTCCTGCTTCCCTGGATCGCAATATCATTCTTATTCCTGAATTCCATTGGCAAAGATGGTGCAAAGCTCATCGAAGGTGCCATGGTACAGAAGGGTGAAAGAGTTAAGCCTGATACTACAGTGGCTTCTGAAATGGTGAAAGGTGGAGCAGCAGGCGCCACTGCTGGTCCGGCGCAATGTGGAGCTTGTGGCACGGCTGGTGGCGGTGACAAGGTCATGGCAAGTGACAAGGCCGGTCATGCTAGCTATGGCAGCTCAGTCACTGCAAGCGGCAAGGTGGCTGATTCTAAGTGTGGTGGTTGTGGATCAGGCTGTGGTGGTGGATGCGGTGTCTCTGTGGTCACCATGAGCTACAAGAAAGGTCACGCGAGCTGTGGCATCGTTGCAGGTGGCGAGAATGGCCATATTGAGTCTGCTGGGTGTGGATCAGGATGCGGTGGTTCCTGCGGTGGCAACATGGTTATTGAAAGTTCCCATGAGGGGAACACCAAGTCAGGTGGCTGCGGTTCAGGTTGTGGTGGCAGTTGCAGCGGTATGGTGGTCGAAGGCTCCAAAATTGGCCATGCCAAGTCAGGCGGGTGTGGCTCGGGTTGTGGTGGTGGTTGCGGCGGCATGCTGATTGAACACTCCAAGACAAGTTGCACCAAGTCTAGCGGTTGTGGCTCAGGCTGCGGTGGTGGTTGCGGCAGCATGGTCATGGAAGGCTCCAAGACTGGCTTCACCAAGTCAGGCGGTTGCGGTTCGGGTTGTGGCGGTGGTTGCGGAAATATGGCCAGTGAAGGCTCCAAGAGTGGTTTCGCCAAGTCAGGCGGTTGCGGTTCAGGCTGTGGCGGTGGTTGCGGCAGCATGGTCATTGAAGGCTCCAAGACTACCTTCACCAAGTCAGGCAGTTGTGGTTCGGGCTGTGGCGGCGGTTGCGCTTCAGGCTGTGGCGGTGGTTGCGGCAACATGGTCATTGAAGGCTCCAAGACTACCTTCACCAAGTCAGGCGGTTGTGGTTCGGGTTGTGGCGGCGGTTGCGGTTCAGGCTGTGGCGGTGGTTGCGGCAGCATGGTCATTGAAGGCTCCAAGACTGCCTTCACCAAGTCAGGTGGTTGCGGTTCAGGCTGTGGCGGTGGTTGCGGCAGCATGGTCATTGGCTCCAGGACTGCCTTCACCAGGTCAGGCGGTTGCGGTTCGGGCTGCGGCGGCGGTTGCGGTTGA
- the LOC123068274 gene encoding glycine-rich domain-containing protein 1 isoform X2: MDAEQESRWAAAQGIGIGEDLVPAALRHLEFLAAVDRRRWLYDGPLLHRAIRRYKACWLPLLAKHTEATVADDEPLVVPLDCEWIWHCHRLNPTRYIKDCKRLYGRILDCKNVRSSIQAKSKDRSEKVWTELYPGEPFDLEYSGSPSDDSVYVGDETAGGISYDLVSAVKRQSSFVYQVGTPNMHDQRFLEDALARYKGFLYLIKMNQEKGMNLFRVPTYDVDLMWHTHQLNSVAYCNDMLCLLGRVLEHDDTDDDRAEGKKLDTGFSGTTEQFENSFGVRYWKAGAMYRGSLPSPVTSVPQIFSGEGDSVFGVGEAEKHLAILETNVVELYLQIVDIKNLPSAIPEKSVYVWYTKTKPDAFIRDGGRLDISSKTGKSIGAGFQCEPTGEIILTVMVDQACFGASSSSKKPEPLGKVSISLQEVTGHDSSLSFERWFELKTCGAYAGSPPVSLRVAASCTVPRQAPQVLSMVNVKPCSLRACLLPHSIEDQNMSSWTRFVYDCGTELIRLQIREHKAKSGMALVRELVGVTKSSEQPLQLAQFTENKWSFNNSNSSITLDLKPSKDGCINELKYDSKLIKLYRGRRLAYELKCCSQHAEDTAAVTAVKFSAEHPYGKAVALVDAESEFITVDEDWFLLPWIAISFLFLNSIGKDGAKLIEGAMVQKGERVKPDTTVASEMVKGGAAGATAGPAQCGACGTAGGGDKVMASDKAGHASYGSSVTASGKVADSKCGGCGSGCGGGCGVSVVTMSYKKGHASCGIVAGGENGHIESAGCGSGCGGSCGGNMVIESSHEGNTKSGGCGSGCGGSCSGMVVEGSKIGHAKSGGCGSGCGGGCGGMLIEHSKTSCTKSSGCGSGCGGGCGSMVMEGSKTGFTKSGGCGSGCGGGCGNMASEGSKSGFAKSGGCGSGCGGGCGNMVIEGSKTTFTKSGGCGSGCGGGCGSGCGGGCGSMVIEGSKTAFTKSGGCGSGCGGGCGSMVIGSRTAFTRSGGCGSGCGGGCG, translated from the exons ATGGACGCGGAGCAGGAGTCGCggtgggcggcggcgcaggggatcGGCATCGGCGAGGACCTCGTCCCGGCCGCGCTGCGCCACCTGGAGTTCCTAGCCGCGGTCGACCGCCGCCGGTGGCTCTACGACGGCCCGCTGCTCCACAGGGCCATACGCAG GTACAAAGCTTGCTGGCTTCCCCTTCTTGCCAAGCACACCGAGGCCACTGTTGCAGATGATGAGCCTTTGGTTGTTCCGCTTGACTGTGAATGGATATGGCACTGCCATCGGCTTAACCCG ACTCGATATATAAAGGACTGCAAGAGATTATATGGCAGGATACTGGACTGTAAGAATGTCAGGTCCTCCATTCAAGCAAAGTCCAAGGATCGGTCCGAGAAAGTTTGGACTGAGTTATATCCTGGAGAGCCTTTTGACTTGGAGTACAGTGGCAGCCCTTCCGACGATTCTGTTTACGTGGGTGATGAAACCGCAGGAGGCATTTCCTATGATCTGGTCTCAGCTGTTAAGAGACAGTCTTCTTTCGTCTACCAG GTTGGAACACCAAACATGCATGATCAGCGTTTTCTTGAAGACGCTTTAGCTCGGTACAAAGGTTTTTTGTATCTGATCAAGATGAACCAGGAGAAAGGAATGAACCTTTTTCGTGTGCCAACCTACGATGTGGATCTAATGTGGCACACTCACCAACTGAATTCTGTTGCCTACTGCAATGACATGCTGTGTCTCCTTGGGAGAGTTCTGGAGCATGATGACACGGATGACGATCGAGCTGAAGGAAAGAAGCTCGACACCGGATTTTCAGGGACCACCGAGCAGTTTGAGAATAGCTTTGGTGTGAGGTATTGGAAGGCTGGCGCTATGTACCGTGGAAGCTTGCCATCTCCTGTGACATCCGTTCCTCAGATTTTCAGTGGTGAGGGCGATAGTGTTTTTGGTGTCGGTGAAGCAGAGAAGCATCTTGCTATTCTTGAAACAAACGTTGTGGAG TTGTATTTACAGATTGTGGACATCAAGAATTTACCATCTGCAATTCCTGAGAAAAGCGTTTATGTATGGTACACCAAGACTAAACCAGATGCATTCATCCGTGATGGCGGCAGGTTGGATATTTCATCGAAAACAGGGAAGAGTATCGGAGCAGGTTTCCAATGCGAACCGACTGGCGAAATCATTCTTACAGTAATGGTTGATCAGGCCTGTTTTGGGGCATCATCATCATCGAAGAAACCAGAACCGTTGGGGAAGGTTTCGATCTCTCTTCAAGAGGTTACAGGGCATGATTCTAGTCTCTCCTTTGAGAGGTGGTTTGAACTGAAAACTTGTGGTGCGTATGCCGGTTCCCCTCCTGTCAGTCTTCGTGTTGCCGCATCTTGTACTGTCCCAAGGCAGGCTCCACAGGTCCTTAGCATGGTCAATGTAAAGCCTTGCTCTCTGAGGGCCTGTCTATTGCCACATTCCATCGAGGATCAAAATATGAGCTCCTGGACTCGCTTCGTGTATGATTGTGGTACTGAACTCATTCGTCTTCAGATAAG GGAGCACAAGGCCAAGAGTGGCATGGCTCTCGTTCGAGAATTGGTCGGAGTAACAAAGTCATCAGAGCAGCCATTGCAGCTTGCACAATTCACGGAAAACAAATGGTCTTTTAACAACTCCAACTCATCCATCACTCTTGACCTGAAACCAAGCAAGGATGGCTGCATAAATGAGCTCAAATACGACAGCAAACTG ATCAAACTATACAGGGGAAGGAGACTAGCATATGAACTCAAATGCTGCAGTCAGCATGCTGAAGATACTGCAGCCGTTACTGCGGTGAAGTTCTCTGCTGAACACCCCTATGGCAAAGCAGTCGCACTAGTTGACGCTGAATCAGAGTTTATCACG GTGGATGAGGATTGGTTCCTGCTTCCCTGGATCGCAATATCATTCTTATTCCTGAATTCCATTGGCAAAGATGGTGCAAAGCTCATCGAAGGTGCCATGGTACAGAAGGGTGAAAGAGTTAAGCCTGATACTACAGTGGCTTCTGAAATGGTGAAAGGTGGAGCAGCAGGCGCCACTGCTGGTCCGGCGCAATGTGGAGCTTGTGGCACGGCTGGTGGCGGTGACAAGGTCATGGCAAGTGACAAGGCCGGTCATGCTAGCTATGGCAGCTCAGTCACTGCAAGCGGCAAGGTGGCTGATTCTAAGTGTGGTGGTTGTGGATCAGGCTGTGGTGGTGGATGCGGTGTCTCTGTGGTCACCATGAGCTACAAGAAAGGTCACGCGAGCTGTGGCATCGTTGCAGGTGGCGAGAATGGCCATATTGAGTCTGCTGGGTGTGGATCAGGATGCGGTGGTTCCTGCGGTGGCAACATGGTTATTGAAAGTTCCCATGAGGGGAACACCAAGTCAGGTGGCTGCGGTTCAGGTTGTGGTGGCAGTTGCAGCGGTATGGTGGTCGAAGGCTCCAAAATTGGCCATGCCAAGTCAGGCGGGTGTGGCTCGGGTTGTGGTGGTGGTTGCGGCGGCATGCTGATTGAACACTCCAAGACAAGTTGCACCAAGTCTAGCGGTTGTGGCTCAGGCTGCGGTGGTGGTTGCGGCAGCATGGTCATGGAAGGCTCCAAGACTGGCTTCACCAAGTCAGGCGGTTGCGGTTCGGGTTGTGGCGGTGGTTGCGGAAATATGGCCAGTGAAGGCTCCAAGAGTGGTTTCGCCAAGTCAGGCGGTTGCGGTTCAG GCTGTGGCGGTGGTTGCGGCAACATGGTCATTGAAGGCTCCAAGACTACCTTCACCAAGTCAGGCGGTTGTGGTTCGGGTTGTGGCGGCGGTTGCGGTTCAGGCTGTGGCGGTGGTTGCGGCAGCATGGTCATTGAAGGCTCCAAGACTGCCTTCACCAAGTCAGGTGGTTGCGGTTCAGGCTGTGGCGGTGGTTGCGGCAGCATGGTCATTGGCTCCAGGACTGCCTTCACCAGGTCAGGCGGTTGCGGTTCGGGCTGCGGCGGCGGTTGCGGTTGA
- the LOC123068275 gene encoding loricrin, translated as MVPKDETVEPDTTVVSQTMKGEAAGATAGPGQCGACGTHGGSDMVMASDKAGHASYGGSVTASAKVADSKCGGCGSGCGGGCGVSVVTMSYKNGRASCGIIAGSKNGHIESAGCRSGCSSSCGGNMIIESSKEGNTKSGGCGSGCGGGGCGGMAIEGSKAGIAKSSGCGSGCGRSCSGMVVEGSKTGHAKSGGCGSVYGGGCGVMLIEHSKTSCTKSSGCGSGCGGGCSSMVMDSGESSTKLKGRLRTSSF; from the coding sequence ATGGTACCGAAGGATGAAACCGTTGAGCCTGATACTACAGTGGTTTCTCAAACGATGAAAGGTGAAGCAGCAGGCGCCACTGCTGGTCCGGGGCAATGTGGCGCTTGTGGCACGCATGGTGGCAGTGACATGGTCATGGCAAGTGACAAGGCTGGGCATGCTAGCTATGGTGGCTCAGTCACTGCAAGCGCGAAGGTGGCTGATTCTAAGTGTGGTGGTTGTGGATCAGGCTGTGGTGGTGGATGCGGTGTCTCTGTGGTCACCATGAGCTACAAGAATGGTCGTGCGAGTTGTGGCATCATTGCAGGCAGCAAGAATGGCCATATTGAGTCTGCTGGGTGTAGATCGGGATGCAGCAGTTCCTGCGGTGGCAACATGATTATTGAAAGCTCCAAAGAGGGGAACACCAAGTCAGGTGGCTGTGGTTCAGGATGTGGTGGTGGAGGTTGCGGCGGCATGGCCATTGAAGGCTCCAAGGCTGGCATTGCCAAGTCTAGCGGTTGCGGTTCAGGTTGTGGTCGCAGTTGCAGCGGTATGGTGGTTGAAGGCTCCAAAACTGGCCATGCCAAGTCAGGCGGTTGTGGCTCGGTCTATGGTGGTGGTTGCGGCGTCATGTTGATCGAACACTCCAAGACTAGCTGCACCAAGTCTAGCGGTTGTGGCTCAGGTTGCGGCGGTGGTTGCAGCAGCATGGTCATGGACAGTGGCGAATCTAGCACTAAATTGAAGGGTAGgctcagaacatcaagtttctaa